A single region of the Streptomyces sp. NBC_00425 genome encodes:
- a CDS encoding acyl carrier protein, whose amino-acid sequence MTDRITVEELAELMKKSAGVTVAPDELRQQDTAFATLGVDSLGLLGIVGELENRYGTPMPPDAERSKTPRQFLDLVNSALMTGA is encoded by the coding sequence ATGACCGACCGCATCACCGTGGAAGAGCTGGCCGAACTCATGAAGAAGTCCGCCGGCGTCACCGTCGCGCCGGACGAGCTCCGGCAGCAGGACACCGCCTTCGCGACCCTGGGCGTGGACTCGCTCGGGCTGCTGGGCATCGTGGGCGAGCTGGAGAACCGGTACGGCACGCCGATGCCCCCGGACGCCGAGCGCTCCAAGACGCCCCGGCAGTTCCTCGACCTCGTCAACAGCGCACTCATGACAGGAGCGTGA
- a CDS encoding TcmI family type II polyketide cyclase: MHQALIVARMAPGSAPDIAKVFEESDRGELPQLVGVVRRSLFQFGDVYMHLIESERDPGPAIARITGHPEFRDVSERLSSYVSAYDPETWRSPKDAMAQRFYLWEREPAR; encoded by the coding sequence ATGCACCAAGCACTGATCGTCGCCCGGATGGCCCCGGGATCGGCGCCCGACATCGCCAAGGTGTTCGAGGAGTCCGACCGCGGAGAGCTTCCCCAGCTCGTCGGCGTCGTCCGGCGCAGCCTCTTCCAGTTCGGCGACGTCTACATGCATCTGATCGAGTCCGAGCGCGACCCCGGGCCCGCCATCGCCAGGATCACCGGGCATCCGGAGTTCCGGGACGTCAGCGAGCGGCTGTCCTCGTACGTCAGCGCGTACGACCCCGAGACCTGGCGGTCCCCGAAGGACGCCATGGCGCAGCGCTTCTACCTCTGGGAGCGCGAGCCGGCCCGCTGA
- a CDS encoding class F sortase, with translation MLCATAAVFLAISLCGGHDPSSDGRPPHAPPGASGQATRAAAPPAPSSSNARDAEPSGRHLRRSRPVRLLIPKISVNAPFTDLAIGRSGRLDPPPADDVNLVGWHAKGASPGEAGTAIIAGHVDTKTSPAVFAGLSALTEGDVFQVLRADGSKPSFRVDSVETFEKADFPDERVYGDTSEAQVRLITCAGEYDRRVKDYTDNLVVFAHLL, from the coding sequence ATGCTCTGCGCCACCGCCGCCGTCTTCCTCGCGATCAGCCTGTGCGGCGGCCACGACCCGTCGTCCGACGGACGCCCCCCGCACGCCCCGCCGGGCGCCTCCGGTCAGGCCACCCGTGCCGCCGCCCCGCCGGCCCCGTCCTCGTCGAACGCCCGTGACGCGGAGCCGTCGGGCAGGCATCTGCGCCGATCGAGACCGGTGCGCCTGCTCATCCCGAAGATCTCGGTGAACGCCCCTTTCACCGACCTCGCCATCGGCCGCAGCGGCCGGCTGGACCCGCCCCCGGCGGACGACGTCAACCTGGTCGGCTGGCATGCCAAGGGCGCCTCTCCCGGCGAGGCGGGCACCGCGATCATCGCCGGCCACGTCGACACCAAGACGTCGCCCGCCGTCTTCGCCGGGCTCAGCGCACTGACCGAGGGCGACGTCTTCCAGGTCCTGCGGGCCGACGGCAGCAAGCCGTCCTTCCGGGTGGACAGCGTCGAGACCTTCGAGAAGGCCGACTTCCCCGACGAACGCGTGTACGGCGACACCTCCGAGGCGCAGGTGCGGCTCATCACCTGCGCGGGGGAGTACGACCGCCGGGTCAAGGACTACACGGACAACCTGGTCGTCTTCGCGCATCTGCTGTGA
- a CDS encoding cupin domain-containing protein, translating to MITSRPRVVDLSEVEPNTRRGGDLRAMLTPATVGSTSGFMGLAIIKPGDRIGEHYHPYSEEFVYVVCGQLEVDLDGEAQALQPEQGLLIPLGMRHRFRNVGKVEARMVFHLGPLAPSPPLGHVDTEGTDAEAVVIGAEVAGRRQVRS from the coding sequence GTGATCACATCCCGTCCCAGAGTCGTGGATCTCAGCGAGGTCGAGCCCAACACCCGCCGCGGCGGCGACCTGCGCGCCATGCTCACCCCGGCCACCGTCGGCTCGACCAGCGGGTTCATGGGCCTGGCCATCATCAAGCCCGGCGACCGCATCGGCGAGCACTACCACCCGTACTCCGAGGAGTTCGTGTACGTCGTGTGCGGCCAGCTGGAAGTGGACCTCGACGGCGAGGCCCAGGCGCTGCAGCCCGAGCAGGGGCTGCTGATCCCGCTCGGCATGCGCCACCGCTTCCGCAACGTCGGCAAGGTGGAGGCCCGGATGGTCTTCCACCTCGGCCCGCTGGCCCCGAGCCCGCCGCTCGGCCACGTCGACACCGAGGGGACCGACGCCGAGGCCGTGGTGATCGGCGCCGAGGTCGCCGGCCGACGTCAGGTCCGGTCATGA
- a CDS encoding beta-ketoacyl-[acyl-carrier-protein] synthase family protein yields MTRRVAVTGIGIVAPGGIGVPAFWNLLVEGRTATRGITFFDPAGLRSRIAAECDFDPAAHGLDAGDVERCDRYIQFAMVAGDEAVRDAGLDLAAENPWRVGVSLGTAVGGTTRLENDYVLVSHHGQRWDVDHRQAAPQLHRAFTPSTLASTVAERFGARGPVQTVSTGCTSGLDAVGYAFHTVEEGRADICIAGASDSPISPITMACFDAIKATSSHNDDPAHASRPFDADRDGFVMGEGGAVLVLEELEHARARGAHVYCELGGYATFGNAYHMTGLTSEGLEMARAIEDALDHARTDAGAVDYVNAHGSGTKQNDRHETAAVKRVLGRHAYDTPMSSIKSMVGHSLGAIGAIELVACVLALAHQVVPPTANYETPDPECDLDYVPRVARERKLSSVLSVGSGFGGFQSAVVMNRPREKTR; encoded by the coding sequence ATGACGAGACGGGTGGCGGTCACCGGCATAGGCATCGTCGCCCCCGGCGGCATAGGCGTCCCCGCGTTCTGGAACCTCCTCGTCGAGGGCCGCACGGCGACGCGGGGCATCACGTTCTTCGACCCGGCCGGTCTGCGGTCCCGGATCGCCGCCGAGTGCGACTTCGACCCGGCGGCGCACGGACTGGACGCCGGGGACGTCGAACGCTGCGACCGCTACATCCAGTTCGCCATGGTCGCCGGAGACGAGGCGGTCCGGGACGCGGGTCTCGACCTCGCGGCGGAGAACCCCTGGCGGGTGGGCGTCTCCCTGGGCACGGCGGTCGGCGGGACCACCCGGCTGGAGAACGACTACGTGCTGGTCAGCCATCACGGACAGCGCTGGGACGTCGACCACCGCCAGGCCGCCCCGCAGCTGCACCGCGCGTTCACCCCCAGCACCCTCGCCTCGACGGTGGCCGAGCGGTTCGGCGCGCGGGGGCCGGTGCAGACCGTCTCCACGGGCTGCACCTCCGGCCTCGACGCGGTCGGGTACGCCTTCCACACGGTGGAGGAGGGCCGGGCCGACATCTGCATCGCCGGCGCCTCGGACTCGCCGATCTCCCCGATCACCATGGCCTGCTTCGACGCGATCAAGGCCACCTCCTCCCACAACGACGACCCCGCCCACGCCTCGCGTCCCTTCGACGCCGACCGCGACGGGTTCGTCATGGGGGAGGGCGGCGCGGTGCTCGTCCTGGAGGAGCTGGAGCACGCGCGGGCCCGCGGCGCGCACGTGTACTGCGAGCTCGGCGGGTACGCCACCTTCGGCAACGCGTACCACATGACCGGCCTGACCAGCGAGGGCCTGGAGATGGCCCGGGCCATCGAGGACGCCCTCGACCACGCGCGGACCGACGCCGGCGCGGTCGACTACGTCAACGCGCACGGCTCGGGCACCAAGCAGAACGACCGCCACGAGACCGCCGCGGTGAAGCGGGTCCTGGGCCGGCACGCCTACGACACCCCCATGAGTTCCATCAAGTCGATGGTGGGCCACTCCCTGGGCGCCATCGGAGCGATCGAACTCGTCGCCTGCGTCCTGGCGTTGGCCCACCAGGTGGTACCGCCGACCGCGAACTACGAGACGCCCGACCCCGAGTGCGACCTGGACTACGTCCCGCGCGTGGCGCGTGAGCGCAAGCTCTCCAGCGTGCTCTCGGTGGGCAGCGGGTTCGGCGGATTCCAGTCCGCGGTGGTCATGAACCGGCCGAGGGAGAAGACACGATGA
- a CDS encoding ketosynthase chain-length factor, whose amino-acid sequence MSEPLPRRAAVTGIGVVAPNGASTETFWKSSKEGISVLERVTREGCEHLPLRVAGQVRDFDPSAAIEERYLVQTDRFTHFAMAAADLALDDAGLGRPETDAAPYSVGVVTAAGSGGGEFGQRELQQLWSKGSRYVGPYQSIAWFYAASTGQISIRRGFKGPCSVVAADEAGGLDALAHAARAVRRGTDVIVAGATEAPIAPYSMVCQLGYEELSTVDDPARAYRPFTSAACGFVPAEGGAMVVVEAAESARARGARVRAFLAGHAATFTGASHWEESRQGLAEAIRGALEEADCAPEEIDVVFADALGVPAADRAEALAIVDALGPRGARVPVTAPKTGIGRGYCAAPLMDTAAAVLAMEHGLIPPTPNVFDICHDLDLVTGRARTAEVRTALVLSRGLMGSNSALVLRHGVADAS is encoded by the coding sequence ATGAGCGAACCCCTTCCACGGCGCGCGGCCGTCACGGGAATCGGCGTGGTCGCGCCCAATGGAGCCAGCACCGAGACCTTCTGGAAGTCCTCGAAGGAGGGCATCAGCGTCCTGGAGCGGGTCACCCGCGAGGGCTGTGAGCACCTCCCGCTGCGGGTGGCCGGCCAGGTCCGCGACTTCGACCCGTCGGCGGCGATCGAGGAGCGCTACCTCGTCCAGACCGACCGGTTCACGCACTTCGCGATGGCCGCCGCGGACCTCGCGCTGGACGACGCCGGACTCGGCCGGCCGGAGACCGACGCCGCGCCGTACTCCGTCGGCGTGGTCACCGCGGCCGGCTCCGGCGGCGGCGAGTTCGGCCAGCGCGAGCTCCAGCAGCTGTGGAGCAAGGGCAGCCGTTATGTCGGCCCGTACCAGTCCATCGCCTGGTTCTACGCCGCCAGCACCGGCCAGATCTCCATCCGTCGCGGGTTCAAGGGCCCCTGCTCGGTCGTCGCCGCCGACGAGGCCGGCGGCCTCGACGCCCTCGCCCACGCGGCGCGTGCCGTGCGGCGCGGCACCGACGTGATCGTGGCCGGGGCGACCGAGGCGCCGATCGCGCCGTACTCGATGGTCTGCCAGCTCGGCTACGAGGAACTCAGCACGGTCGACGACCCGGCCCGTGCCTACCGCCCGTTCACGTCGGCGGCCTGCGGGTTCGTACCGGCCGAGGGCGGCGCCATGGTCGTGGTGGAGGCGGCGGAGTCGGCCCGGGCGCGCGGCGCCCGGGTGCGGGCCTTCCTCGCCGGGCACGCGGCCACCTTCACCGGCGCCTCCCACTGGGAGGAGTCCCGGCAGGGCCTCGCCGAGGCGATCCGGGGAGCGCTGGAGGAGGCGGACTGCGCCCCGGAGGAGATCGACGTGGTCTTCGCCGACGCGCTCGGCGTCCCGGCCGCGGACCGCGCCGAGGCCCTGGCCATCGTCGACGCGCTCGGCCCGCGCGGCGCCCGGGTGCCCGTCACCGCGCCCAAGACCGGTATCGGCCGCGGCTACTGCGCGGCGCCGCTGATGGACACCGCGGCGGCGGTGCTCGCCATGGAGCACGGCCTGATCCCACCCACCCCCAACGTCTTCGACATCTGCCATGACCTCGACCTCGTGACCGGCCGCGCCCGCACCGCAGAGGTGCGCACCGCCCTGGTCCTGAGCCGGGGGCTCATGGGCTCCAACTCGGCGCTGGTGCTGCGGCACGGCGTCGCCGACGCCTCGTAG
- a CDS encoding SchA/CurD-like domain-containing protein, which produces MTTTSERVAGSRARQASQRVSQSVFDGSRLRVVLLVDVYDGAQQQFLEAYEQLCNQVASVPGHVSDQLCQSIENPSQWLITSEWESAPPFLAWVNSEEHVRMVEPLHSCVRDTRSLRFHVVRETGGPAADAQANRRRLQTSPRIGDGVIRHALTFTVKPGSEDIVAKILADYASPEPQVDDTTRLCRTSLFMHGNRVVRAIEVRGDLLSALRHVSRQPEVRAVEEAINPYLEQDRDLNDPESARVFFTRAALPAVHHVTADRQDPQAERYALYYPARPDRGMKLAELLARQDEAAADDPRNPVLRSTIFQRDDVVVRLIDVRGGLDGADPGQALGLSDPAQAAELTTLAEGIADAAPAGAKDALLARFIERARMDLVTDRRSPDA; this is translated from the coding sequence ATGACCACCACGTCCGAACGTGTTGCAGGTTCGCGGGCGCGACAGGCGTCGCAACGTGTCTCCCAGTCCGTGTTCGACGGCTCCCGGCTCCGGGTCGTCCTGCTGGTCGACGTCTACGACGGCGCCCAGCAGCAGTTCCTGGAGGCCTACGAGCAGCTCTGCAACCAGGTCGCCTCCGTCCCCGGGCACGTGAGCGACCAGCTGTGCCAGTCCATCGAGAACCCCTCGCAGTGGCTCATCACCAGCGAGTGGGAGAGCGCGCCGCCGTTCCTCGCCTGGGTGAACAGCGAGGAACACGTGCGGATGGTGGAGCCGCTGCACAGCTGCGTCCGCGACACCAGGTCGCTGCGCTTCCACGTGGTCCGCGAGACCGGCGGACCCGCGGCGGACGCGCAGGCGAACCGCCGCAGGCTGCAGACCTCGCCCAGGATCGGCGACGGCGTGATCCGGCACGCTCTCACCTTCACCGTCAAGCCGGGCAGCGAGGACATCGTTGCCAAGATCCTCGCCGACTACGCCTCGCCCGAGCCGCAGGTCGACGACACCACCCGGCTGTGCCGCACCTCGCTGTTCATGCACGGCAACCGTGTGGTGCGGGCCATCGAGGTGCGGGGCGACCTGCTGTCGGCGCTGCGCCACGTCTCCCGCCAGCCCGAGGTGCGGGCCGTCGAGGAGGCCATCAACCCCTATCTGGAGCAGGACCGGGACCTCAACGACCCCGAGTCCGCCCGGGTCTTCTTCACCCGGGCCGCGCTGCCCGCCGTCCACCATGTGACGGCGGACCGGCAGGACCCCCAGGCCGAGCGGTACGCCCTGTACTACCCGGCCCGGCCGGACCGCGGCATGAAGCTGGCCGAGCTGCTCGCCCGGCAGGACGAGGCGGCGGCCGACGACCCGCGCAACCCGGTGCTGCGCAGCACGATCTTCCAGCGCGACGACGTCGTCGTACGGCTGATCGACGTGCGCGGCGGACTCGACGGCGCCGACCCCGGCCAGGCCCTCGGCCTGTCCGACCCCGCGCAGGCCGCCGAGCTGACGACGCTCGCGGAAGGCATCGCCGACGCGGCCCCGGCCGGCGCGAAGGACGCCCTGCTCGCGCGGTTCATCGAGCGCGCGCGCATGGACCTCGTCACCGACCGTCGGTCGCCCGACGCCTGA
- a CDS encoding SRPBCC family protein: protein MSGHTQNEITIAAPLELVWEITNDLENWPRLFSEYASVEILSREGRRTTFRLTMHPDENGTVWSWVSEREPDRDTRTVKARRVETGPFDHMDIHWRYEEVPAGTRMVWTQDFAMKPQAPVDDEWMTDNINRNSKVQMALIRDRIEKAAAERGATPGLTD, encoded by the coding sequence ATGTCCGGACACACGCAGAACGAGATCACCATCGCGGCGCCCCTGGAACTGGTCTGGGAGATCACCAACGACCTGGAGAACTGGCCTCGGCTGTTCAGCGAGTACGCCTCCGTCGAGATCCTCTCCCGCGAGGGCCGCAGGACCACCTTCCGGCTGACCATGCACCCGGACGAGAACGGCACCGTGTGGAGCTGGGTCTCGGAACGGGAGCCGGACCGGGACACCCGCACGGTCAAGGCCCGCCGGGTCGAGACCGGGCCCTTCGACCACATGGACATCCACTGGCGGTACGAAGAGGTGCCGGCGGGCACGCGGATGGTCTGGACGCAGGACTTCGCGATGAAACCGCAGGCTCCGGTCGACGACGAGTGGATGACCGACAACATCAACCGGAACTCCAAGGTCCAGATGGCCCTGATCCGGGACCGCATCGAGAAGGCGGCCGCGGAGCGCGGCGCCACGCCCGGTCTGACCGACTGA